Genomic DNA from Panthera leo isolate Ple1 chromosome A1, P.leo_Ple1_pat1.1, whole genome shotgun sequence:
agtgtctgtggtgtgtgtgaCGGGGGGGACTTGTGTGGTTATTTTGCTGTCTCTAAAGaatttcttccagttttcctgAGGGCTCTGACTCTGAGTTTCATGGCCAGTGGATCCATGCCTAAATTCCAAATGGAGTAGCAAACTGATGCAACTGgcaaaatctttttcttcttcttttcagttttcatttgagGAAAACCAGCATTCACCTGATTGGCTATTTCTAGTCTATTTACAGATATGTGAGTTGAATCTGAACCTGCCCAGGGGGTGTTATGGGCTCCATGTTGAGGAGGGCCACACTTTCCCACACTGAAAAACTTGAAAATCATATCAATAATGGTCTATATCAGAGCCAAGTTACATTTGCTTTATACCAAACAAAACTGTGGAGAACTAAAAGCGCATTGTACAAAATGTATATGGTGTTCTTATATTTCACCTATTCTAGTATGCGTGTGACTAGATCCATACTTTCTAGAAAATGCTTCCGTTAAATAATTTAGTGAGTCACTGTTAAATCTGCTATAGTAATAAATTGATGCCTCTTGGCTATTTTTGTCTAAATTAAGCCACCAAGGTAGCAACTACCTAGGACTCTTGTTCTGCAAAAGTACAATAAATATTAAAcgtgtcaaaataagtaaaataataaaatttaaaataataaaataaaataaaataaaataaaataaaataaaataaaataaaataaaatggcttccCTTGTATATCAGGCCTTTAGAGAGTTTTTTTCTCAGCAGGGTCAACTAGCCTTTAAGTTTTTCTACCTGTTGCTGGCTCCAGCAGCGGCTTCCGAGCCTGGTATACTATGACTCTCTGTATTCACTCTTCTTTCCAGGTTTCAAAGCAGCAATTTGCCCTgtgatttcagttttctcatggaTCTGAGAAGAGTtgttaaattttagtttcttcagctttttttcttgtgaagacAGGAGTGATGACTTCCAAACTCCATTGTATCTATTTTAACATGtaatatgttaatattatattaattatatatttttatttatatataatattaatatttaacatgtaatattttaaagtaatatgataatagaaataatttctccccccaaaatgtgtgaatgaataaactaGTCTAGTGGTCTGCTCCTGAAGGCAGGACCTGCACATAACCTCCCTGGATTGACTAAGTGAACCAGAGAAAAGGAGGTGGAAAATTGAGGAAGGCATTTAGTGACTCATGTTTGTAGTTTTTGATGGGAATTGTGCACGTGCGCGGGGGGGGGCTGAGTGAGgggttattttaaagttttaagtaaCTTTCATAAAGGGTAGGGGGAACACCGGCTTGCTCAGGTGAAAAAAAAACGGAACTCTAACCACTGGACCATTCGGCAAACGAAGCGGCCACAAGACCAGAGAAAGTTAAATTGTCAGAGGCTTCCTCCAACTGGCTCTCTCCAGTCCATTCATGCACTTCATCCTGTGCTCCTCCAGAGACTCAGCTCCAACCCTTGCAGCCCAGCTTCTGGACTGTCTCTGGAGCAGAGGCTGCAAGTGTCTTGATTccacccagcccctccttcctcctggagGGTGTCCTTACCCAGAGGTGTGTGGGAGGGGCCAGACAGTGGTCACCCTCCACCGAGATTGGcaataaattttgaatattttaaatattatttaatatttaaatataatagtaTTCACTTCTATAATGTATATGGTATCTTCTATAATTAATAAGTTGCTGATAGAGAAAACAGTTACTGATATGGTGAAAATTGACACTTCGTTCAAAATACAGAAAGCTGGGGCCCAGAGCtccctgggcctcaatttctccaGGTTTAAATAGAGAGAAATGCCCAGTTCTATCTGAGGTGTTCCActgggagaagaaacaaaattccagccaattgaagaaacaaaacagcacCTCTTTTCCCATACCGGGAGTCGAACCCGGGCCGCCTGGGTGAAAACCAGGTATCCTAACCGCTAGACCATATGGGAGTCAGCGCTAGCCTGCTTCTCATCTCGTATACATCACTTCTGTCAATTTGTCATGTGCACTCCCACACGACAGCGGCGCACCACCGGGCTCGCTCCGCCCATGGAGATTCGCTCTGACCGCAGCTCCACCAGCCCCAGTTTCAAGACCCCTTTCTCAAGACTCGGCCCCCGGGTGGGAACATCCGGGCCTCCTCAGGGGCGGGAACTCCTGGTCCCGGAAATCTAAAGGACTAGGGCCAGGGCAGATTGCCGAGCGTTTAGGTCTTCACAGTCCGCGTTTGCAGGCACACCTGAAGCCCAACTCCAAACAATAAACGGTCATTTACTGACATCTAAAATAAAGGACCCCTTCTAGGACCGGAGTTCCACGTTGATATCTTTTCCGTGAAAAGCAAAAACGGATTATGGTATCTTATTTTAGCTTCTTCGTTGGTAGCAGCCGTATTTTGTTCTGAAATTTCTCTACTTTACTTTTGAGTGCTTCCAACAGGCTTTTCACGGACAGCTTAAGCTCaaagtgacaaaaacaaaaacaaaacaaaacattctccCCAATCCAATCACAAATCTGACCACTGCGATTAAAGTATATGTGAAAGGCTCAAGGATTATTAACTGACAGTAAGATCAATGAAACAATACAAGTCCAAAATACGGTAGGGGTATACACTGGGattaagtgaaagaataaaaggtGGCATCTCAAAGCGGTAGGGGTAGATTAATCaacataatgtatatatgtatgtagacCTATGGTAGAAAAGACAAATTGGTTGCAAGATTCACTCCGTACCTCAACTGAAAGTTTTTGAGGAAAACACTGGAGAATTCCTTTATCACATCAATTACAACCCCAAGTCCAGAAATCATAAAACAGCTGATTGATCAATTCAACTCTATTAAGAAAActgactaaaaagaaaaatacaagagctGGGTGATGGTTACTACAGCTTTCACCTTAGTTATCCATTAAGCTATTCAATTATTTTGTGcagtttaatgtgttttattttataataaaggctttaaaaaaacaccatatgcaaagttaaaagacaaattgggaaaaatatttatatttcgtATATGAACAAAGGATTAATTTTCCCCAAACATAAAGATTACCTCCTGGAAACTGCTAAAAATACCAACAACCCAGCAGGAAAATGAAGCATGGACACAGTTCCCATCACAGGAAATACAACTGGACCTTCAAAAATTAAGAGGGTTGGTCTCACTTCTGTAAAGATAaaggaaggtttttaaaaatctgaaaggtCTTTTCCTGGAGTTCCCTTCCTAGAGTTCCCTTGAAAATCTAAGTCAAATCTTTTTTACTTTCTGGCTTAAAACCTGTCAAGGACTGCCTATCTAGTcaggtgtttgtgttttttattgaCATGGAATCATGCTGTCCTGATCTGTTAtccatgtttggttttttttcctacatcaAAATCAGTTTTGAGAATCTAGTGAAACTGAAGCACCTATTTTTTGCCCTTCCCTGCCACTAGCTGGATAGTATTGCATCTTGTAAAGAAACTGCAGCTGATATATCCACGAGGATGTTCTGGTTATTTACTAATATGAACTAACCTAACAGCTTTGCCCTCTGCCCCACATGACTGTGTCCTAGGAGAATACAAGCCTAGAAGTGGTTTCACAGTAGTGACTTTCAACATTAATCAGTTTGCCTCTTCAAACTTTCACATCTAACAAAGCTGAAAACATGCAAACCAGAGAAATTTTAAGTAGTAGGGATTAGCTGGGAATAGGGGCAGGGGCAATCTGTGAAGGAGGAAGGCCTGAGATAAGGTAGCCAGCCACATGAAGGAACAGCTGCGCTCACTCCTCTGTCTCTGGTCACAGGTCAAGCAGACTCAGGCTCCAGCTGCTTGAGTTTTTCCTGGAGCCCCCGGAGCTGGCTTCGACCCCAGTCAATGCGGATCTGAAGGGTGGCCATGTCTGCAGCCAGCTGCAGGCCTAAATGAAGAGATACGATTGTCACCATGGTATCTGTGATGTGACACATGACTCAGGGGACATCCCCAGGGACTGGAAAGGCTCCAGAACTCTGGCCTCCATGCTATTCCTAAAATATTCCAGGAAGAGCCTTGCATTGGCTACTTCAGAACTTCACCAGACACACAAAATTCTACCTCTTCAACAGACCTCCTTGACCCCCTTACTATCACCCATCAAGAACTAAAAATTCACAGATCATAACACTGTTGCAtgccctcatttccttccttctttccttcattatcACAGTACTTCActgttctctccctctatctgtatTCTCTGCCTCCAAGAGTGCTCCACATCCTGGATCCACATCGAGGTGGCTTTTGCCTGACGCCTCTATTAAGTCATCTGGGTCCTCCATGCTACCTAGTCCACTGGCCAGTTCAGTCTTCAGCCTACCTGCCTAACAGCAGAGCTGGCCATGCATCTGATCACCTCCCTCCAGGAagcactttctcttcttttcttctggggTCCCTTACCCTCTGGGTGATGCTCCTGCCTCACCACTGcttctcagtctcctcatctggtTTCTCCCCTATCTCTTCCCATCTCCTCTCCACACTCCAAGGCCCTCTGCTGATCTCAGCTTTAATGCCATGTGTCAGCAGCTTGAGAATTTAAACACCAGTGTCATGCAGTGGGCTCCCAAATCGCTCTTTCAAGGCCAGGTCTCTTCCAGACTCCAGATTGCGTGTGCCCAGACACCTGATCAAAGTCTCCACCACCCAGCACTGGGAACACACTCACACCCAACTCCTGACTTTACCCTTGCTGCAACTCTGCAGCCCTCTCACAACAGGTGAGGGCAGCTTCAGTCCCCAGGTGGTCTGGCTCAGGTGGAATCCCCAGGTGGAATCTAGGGGCTCATTCTtcactcctctccttcccttactCTCAGATTGATCTATCAGCAAATCCTATGGCTTTTACTCTCAAAACATACAGGTTCCCACCACTTACCCCCTCCTTCACAGCCTTCACCTGTATCTCAAGCATGGCTGCTCCCTGGCACCTGCTTCCTCCCTttgctcttgtcttttcccaccCAGTACCCACAACTTTCCTACCACTCTGTGGGTCCAGTGCACCTCCCTCTGTTCAGAGCCAAAGTCCTCATCAGGGTCTACACAGCCTCAAATCACCTGGCCCAGCccccctctgacctcagctcctGGCATTACCCCTTGCATTAATTCCACTCCAACCTATTGGCTTCCTCCCTGCCATCTCAAACACCATCTCATCTCAAAGCATTTGCCCTGGCTAATACTTTTGCCAACAACACCAGTCCCCCAGATCACCCACAAAGTTCTCTCCATCTCTTCAGAGAAGCCTTTCCAGACCACCCTTCATAAAATAACTCCTCTACCCACTCCTGTCCAACTCCATCCACTGTACCCTATCTTATTTTTCCATAACAATCCCCTACCTGGTATTATGTATAGGGCTTACTTATTTACttgcatgttctctttctcccctcaaCAGAATAAACATTCCATGATGGGTGTTTATCCCTTTTGTttcctgctgtatccccagcacctagcatggGCCTGGAACACTACCAACAGCCAgcaaatgctttttgaaaaaacagCAGGTGTACAACAAAAGTCTGCTggagaaaatctggaaaaccCTTTGCAGATTAAGCGCAGCCGTGTCATTGCATTAGTGCTCAAGTCCTTCCAGTAGATAGAGGATCCACTCACCCTCCCGGAAGCTGGCTTGGGCCTGCCGTAGGCTGTGAGGAACCAGGATTCCAAACCAGTTCAGAGGGTCCCGGAGGGCTGGGAAGGACTCTGGCTCTGGGGTTCTGGTGAGACCCTTGCGTCTTCGCAAAGCTGGGTAAAGAAAGACTGGAGGTTGGGGGTTTCATTAAGTATTCCTTGTCTTCTCAGTGACAACGTTGAACTTGATCTGAGCTCATGATCCTGACAAAAACCGATGGTTGGAAAATTCCCCCAACCATTTATGTTCCAGAAAGCAGCTTACCATAAAGAACAACCCTTCCCTTTGTGACTCAGATGAGAGGCCCTGACCACTCTTTCTCAAGACTCTCATAACATCAGCAAATGACCCCCTTGTTAACCTGTGACAGAACCACACACTGACTTTTCTCATTTGCCTGAACATGCTGAAAGGCCAGACAGAACCTCCAACTCCCCATTCCTCTCATAAGTGATTGCGATTAGAATTTTGTCCCTCTAAGGTAGTtagacatataaatattttctgtccaACTGACTGAAACCTACCCTGATTGCAAAACTATCACAACTGTAAAGGACCTCATCTAAAACTTGTCTACCCTGCTGAGACATTCTGATCCTCCAATCTGGGCCGCTCTCTCCATCGCAACACCCTTAATAAAATCATCTCCTCAATTATCCTGtacattttgtttttgacatCTGGAGAGCGCCCAGGCGGGAagaagcgggggagggagggggacccACCTGCCTCTCGGGGCCCCACCTCCTCTGGAGTCTGGGCGCTGGCTCTCACCAGCCCGAACCTCTGGAGTCCGTCCTGGGCCTCGCTGAAGAACGAGAAGGTAGGGTCGACATTTGGAGGCCCCAGCCTGGACCCAGCCTGGACCCCAGCGCCCACCCGCTCCAGCATGCACAGCTCCTCACCTGGTGTAGACGCAGACCTGGGGCTCCATGAGGGAGGCATACTGCAGGGGACCTACCGATTTGGCACCCATAGAGTAGCGAGCTTTGGAGAGCGAGAGCCAGCCCTGAGATGAGAGGAGAGCGGTGAAACTCAGTTTACCTCCGCATGCCCTctcgccctccctccccagcctcccacctcctccacccgAGCGTTCAGTGCCGCCCGCTTCGCCTCCAGTTCTTCCAGGTCCTGGAACAGCTGCAGAAGCAGCGAGTCCAACTCCGCTCGTAGGTCCGGCGCAGCCATGGGCCCAAGCTACTGAGGTCTGGAACCAGCCTCTTCCCAGGTCGTCCAATCGCCGTTCGCCATGCCGGCATGACAGCCAATAGGCCCCCGAGACCCACCTTCAAGGGGCGTTCCCAGACGTGGGCCTAGTCTCCCGACGTTTAGAGGTCGCCGGGTAGTCGCTTCTAAAGGCAAGCGCGCCTAGAGCAGCGGCACGGAACTGATTAGCCGGTTTCTCTGAAGTAGGCCAGCCTACCGAACAGCCGGCTAGAATTATGGGTAGTTCTGAGTTCCTTCTGGCGACGGCTGCATTTTAAAAGTAGGGCTATAGCTGTGGCGATGGACGAGGCAGCCATTTTAAGGGAGGAAGGGTTTCAATTCCCGGAACCCGGAGGCGAGCCTCTGGTCTACCGCTGTGCTGCTTTTACAGTTGCTGGGTCATTTAAGGCCGCcagttatgaatattttaacGGTTCGTCATCTTAAAACTGGGCATCCTGCACAGCAGTGAAAAGTAGCGAAGCCACACACAGACATCTTTATTAACTGCTATCCTGTGGGACAACACTTTGACGCCAGCCTATTGGCTGCTCCAGTGAGCATGCGTTTCCAGGCTGGCCAATCGCCTTGCGACTTCCACCCCACCCTTCACCATCTTAACATTGGGCGCTTCTAGCAGTAGCAGAGTCTAGTGAAGCTTCTGGCTACCTTCTTGGTTGAGGGCAGAATCGAGGGTGGAGCTGCGCGGGCTGAGCCGGCAGATTCTCCGGGACCCACGTGGAAGCCGCGCTCAGAATGGTAGGAGGAATGTTTGAGCTCCTGTTTTTGATGTTGGGGGTTCGCGGAGGGCTGGGGATGGTTCCTGGACTTGGGGCGGGTGGCTCTCGGGGCCCGGCCGTGTGTGGCTAGAAAGAGGTCGACCGGACCCGCTGTTCCCTAGCTGCGTCGTGAGGCCCGCCTTCGCCGGGAGTACCTGTACCGCAAGGCACGCGAGGAGTCGCAGCGAGCCgcccaggagaagaaagagaaggttcGGCGCGCGCTCGAAGGTATGCCGGTCGCCGCCCCTAGGCAGCTCTAAACACGTCATTATAAAGACCAttggtttgcattttaaaaccCAACGGAATAAAACCCTTTTATTAGCATTTCTTAGTGTGGCTAAAACACTGGGCCGTTTTCCTTGCCTGTTGGGTCTCCTGTTGGTTTGCAGATGCCCCTTCCGTGATGGTATGAATTACTTACATTTGTGCTGCAGTATCCAGATTTTACAGTTTGCCTATTAATTTTGTTTACAGTGTGTTCTTAccaaatttaaattctttacGTTGTCCTATAGATATTTTACCTCCCGCTCCCACcgcccttatttttctttttgctacctTCAGTACAAGGTAGCAAGAATATCTTACTGTCTTAGTATTGTTATGATtcccttgttttttaaaactgttaaattgcagagaacttaattttatttgagttgtTAATTAGGATCTAACTTTGCAgtattttctccactttttctaaaaaagtattttctctgctttttactTGTCATACTAATGAAGAGTGTTACAGATGCCTAATGGGAAGTCCCGTATCCATCCCTATTTTCTTGGTTCTTGTGTGGATGGaactttgttttctattctgATAGTACTTTAGCTTAATAcctctaattattttaaattcactttgatTTTCTTATGGTTTAGACAGAAAGTGCGTATGTTTGGTATATATATGTTTGCATTAAGCATTGTGTTAAACACTTGTGACCTATCTGCccacattagaaattaaaaatgctcaatatattgaaattcaagaatatttatCCCAACTCAGATAACCACAACATTGAATAGTGTTTGAAAATAaaccatttccttgtttttctttgtgcttatGTCATACTTGTTTGTATCCCTAAATCATATGGCTcgatttttagttttaaatgtaatttttaggtTGTATGTATTCTTTCACAGCTTTATATTTTCACTCAGCATTGTTTCTAAGATCAGTTGAGTGTAGTGGGGGCTCCCATTTCCCTGTGCTTGGTATTGAGCTTATTTTTAGTTTGGGGCAGTTAAGAACAGCACTGCTGCTATGAACCTTTTCTTCCATGTGCAAGAATTTCTCCAGGGCATATTGGAAAGAAATCTTGGGTCCAAGGGCATGTTCATATTCTGTACTTCAGCTCTGCCTACAGCCCAGCCCTTTTGCCAAGTACAGCTTTAGTTCACAGAAGAAACCTCTGACCCAAAGCATCGAGATTAGCagtt
This window encodes:
- the CCDC115 gene encoding coiled-coil domain-containing protein 115 isoform X1, which translates into the protein MAAPDLRAELDSLLLQLFQDLEELEAKRAALNARVEEGWLSLSKARYSMGAKSVGPLQYASLMEPQVCVYTSEAQDGLQRFGLVRASAQTPEEVGPREAVFLYPALRRRKGLTRTPEPESFPALRDPLNWFGILVPHSLRQAQASFREGLQLAADMATLQIRIDWGRSQLRGLQEKLKQLEPESA
- the CCDC115 gene encoding coiled-coil domain-containing protein 115 isoform X2 produces the protein MAAPDLRAELDSLLLQLFQDLEELEAKRAALNARVEEGWLSLSKARYSMGAKSVGPLQYASLMEPQVCVYTSEAQDGLQRFGLVRASAQTPEEVGPREAALRRRKGLTRTPEPESFPALRDPLNWFGILVPHSLRQAQASFREGLQLAADMATLQIRIDWGRSQLRGLQEKLKQLEPESA